One Nitrospina watsonii DNA segment encodes these proteins:
- a CDS encoding DnaJ domain-containing protein, giving the protein MKTHSKNYYHILGVAETASSEEIKKAYRKLAVETHPDHNPNDPQAEERFKNITEAYGVLMDPKKRQEYDLSRKFSEGQSGPQFNYSQQEIFENMFRQAFGRDMFNNLNQDFQKSGFRHGTGFFETLLFTGAAGSLAKMLRMIPGPIGRIGTGLWILQSVGTTLYTMNRKRKAEKGDAAGDVDTSQQPNLLKKVKGLFVKPETDTHQNALNLHFKISIQPEEAREGTKKELSYKLGDHTEHLLVGIPAGIQSGGRLRIRNKGQKQGDRRGDLIVTVDVAT; this is encoded by the coding sequence ATGAAAACCCATTCCAAAAATTACTACCATATCCTCGGCGTGGCGGAGACTGCGAGCAGCGAGGAAATCAAAAAAGCCTACCGCAAGCTCGCGGTGGAAACCCACCCCGACCACAATCCCAACGACCCGCAGGCCGAGGAACGTTTCAAAAATATCACCGAAGCCTATGGGGTGTTGATGGATCCCAAAAAACGGCAGGAGTACGATCTGTCACGCAAATTTTCCGAAGGCCAATCCGGGCCGCAGTTCAATTACAGCCAGCAGGAAATTTTCGAGAACATGTTCCGGCAGGCGTTCGGCCGCGACATGTTCAACAACCTGAATCAGGATTTTCAAAAATCCGGTTTTCGTCACGGCACCGGGTTTTTCGAAACCCTGCTGTTCACCGGCGCCGCCGGCAGTCTGGCAAAAATGCTGCGCATGATTCCCGGTCCCATCGGCCGCATCGGCACCGGCCTCTGGATTCTGCAATCGGTGGGCACCACCCTGTACACGATGAACCGCAAACGCAAGGCCGAAAAAGGCGATGCCGCCGGAGACGTGGACACTTCTCAACAGCCCAACCTGTTAAAAAAAGTCAAAGGCCTGTTCGTCAAACCTGAAACGGACACCCATCAAAACGCTCTCAACCTCCATTTCAAAATATCCATCCAACCCGAAGAAGCCCGGGAGGGCACCAAGAAAGAGTTGTCCTACAAGCTGGGAGATCACACCGAGCACCTGCTCGTCGGCATCCCTGCCGGCATCCAGTCCGGCGGCCGCCTGCGCATCCGCAACAAGGGTCAAAAACAGGGTGACCGGCGCGGCGACCTGATCGTCACCGTGGATGTGGCCACCTGA
- a CDS encoding efflux RND transporter periplasmic adaptor subunit gives MLCLCLLAPANPAWSQFKFTVPVGVAKAEKMVMQERIELPGTVFPWATTQLSAEIDGRVERILFKEGDRVEKGAPLIKLRIRPLLLERELALAEKRRIETLLQELETGTRKETIEAARHSFDQAQARLHLAENELRRIKRLYQEGVLSLDAYDKAEAESDQARAMLREKGSVLEEFVAGPRIERIQQEKANLEAANARIHLIEDDIQQGTIYAPFDGYITKKITEVGQWLEKGDQAVSMIAASPLKVEVNLPQSQFHTIQIGTPSEVILETRDINAPTTTFQGTVIEKVPQGDPVSRTFPVRIKVSKPNSSLAPGMLVKVRFQPNKKDAEKGLFVPKDALVRTPKGANVWVVRENAEKKMIAYQVPVKTGKLLDSMISIEFLDKKIQAGEWVVVDGNERLKPDTEVRIINKHLN, from the coding sequence ATGTTGTGTTTATGCCTGCTGGCACCTGCCAATCCCGCTTGGAGCCAATTCAAATTCACCGTTCCCGTCGGCGTGGCCAAAGCCGAGAAAATGGTCATGCAGGAACGCATCGAGTTGCCCGGCACGGTGTTTCCCTGGGCCACCACTCAGCTTTCAGCGGAAATAGATGGGCGTGTCGAGCGTATTCTCTTTAAGGAAGGCGACCGCGTTGAAAAAGGCGCTCCGTTGATCAAGCTCCGCATCCGGCCGCTGCTGCTTGAGCGGGAGTTGGCTCTTGCGGAAAAGCGGCGGATTGAAACCCTGCTGCAGGAACTGGAAACCGGCACCCGCAAGGAAACCATTGAAGCCGCCCGCCATTCGTTTGACCAGGCTCAGGCCCGGCTGCATCTCGCGGAAAACGAACTGCGCCGCATCAAAAGACTGTATCAGGAAGGAGTGCTGAGCCTCGACGCCTACGATAAAGCCGAGGCCGAATCCGACCAGGCGCGGGCCATGCTGCGCGAAAAGGGTTCGGTGCTGGAGGAATTTGTCGCAGGTCCGCGTATCGAACGCATCCAGCAGGAAAAGGCCAATCTGGAAGCCGCCAATGCGCGCATCCACTTGATCGAAGACGACATCCAGCAAGGCACCATTTACGCGCCATTTGACGGATACATCACCAAAAAAATCACCGAAGTCGGTCAATGGCTGGAAAAAGGAGACCAAGCGGTATCCATGATTGCCGCCAGCCCTCTCAAGGTCGAAGTCAACCTGCCCCAGTCTCAGTTCCACACCATTCAAATCGGTACTCCCTCTGAAGTGATACTGGAAACCCGTGACATCAACGCCCCGACCACCACCTTTCAGGGCACGGTCATCGAAAAGGTTCCACAGGGCGATCCCGTATCCCGCACCTTCCCGGTTCGCATCAAAGTCAGCAAACCCAATTCCAGCCTCGCCCCCGGCATGCTGGTGAAGGTGCGCTTTCAACCCAACAAAAAAGATGCTGAAAAAGGCTTGTTTGTTCCCAAGGATGCCCTGGTGAGAACGCCTAAAGGCGCCAATGTATGGGTGGTCCGGGAAAATGCAGAAAAGAAAATGATTGCTTACCAGGTGCCGGTCAAAACCGGTAAACTGTTAGACAGCATGATCTCCATTGAATTTCTGGATAAGAAAATCCAAGCCGGAGAATGGGTCGTGGTGGACGGCAACGAACGGCTGAAACCCGACACCGAAGTCCGCATCATCAACAAACATCTCAACTGA
- a CDS encoding efflux RND transporter permease subunit, whose product MKLVEQSLRYGVTVAVGVILILMFGLMSLLRIPVQLIPEISEPELSIRTTWPGASPEEIEREIIDEQETQLKSIVGLVEMESTAKTGVAEVYLTFQVGTNLQMALVRTANALDQVETYPEDVDQPIIKTSNISDRPIGWFVLQPLPGKEKEINVYDYRDFAEDVIQTRFQRVPGISDSEVYGGSPLELQVVFDPEALAERGITIFQLREELRKKNRNISGGDFDEGKRRYIIRTTGEFQSEEDVENTILTHVNGTPVYVKDVAEVRLAHDELRDYVRHNGLPGISLNARREIGSNILQVMGELKAVVKDLNDTVLNPMGMHLHQTADKTEYISRSIDMVMFNLVVGGSFAIIILLVFLRSFYSTLVVAVAIPISVIGSFLIVTLMGKTINVIMLAGMAFAVGMVVDASIIVLENIYRHRQKGKDTFDAAHDGAREVWGAIFASTLTTLAVFIPILFIEEEVGQLFQDIAVAISAAVTLSMIVSILVIPALSRKLLNFESIHAPSKSRFVSSFRNLFGIVPLATRLNETVVRILRFIFQSKLRQVVVILVLTALPAYLAWLMLPKTEYLPEGDQNVIIGMMIPPQGYNIQEMTRIGNEMEKNYAPYWQAEPGSPEEEKLKGPAVRNFLFIGSRGRLFTVVKAKDPERAKDLIPVLREELKKVPGMIAVSKQLSLFSSAFTGSRGIEMNIMGPDLVRITEIARESFFKVQELMPDAQVRPNPGIELGQPQILVQPRWKQAAEMGVDVSELGYSVAALVDGVYADEVYLDADKISAPYLPRDGIDLILMSRDKDVKKTQDIPNLILRTPRGQAVPLNSVTAMVETVSTENIRHFERQRAVTLEITPPMTIALEDAIALVKEKIIQPLKDQGILTGGYAITLTGNADKLEKTREAMGGNFLLALFITYLLLAVLFQHWGFPLIIMLSVPMAAVGGVFGLWALNKFILQPLDVLTMLGFIILIGVVVNNAILIIYQALLHIREDGMHYRDAILESVSNRIRPIFMSTFTSIFGLMPLVVFPGAGSEIYRGIGVVILSGLFFSALFTLILIPTLMNLSSSIRQGEPPETTETQPRARPQSAPAQQPTVTRL is encoded by the coding sequence ATGAAACTGGTCGAACAATCTCTCAGATATGGTGTCACCGTTGCCGTGGGGGTGATCCTCATCCTCATGTTCGGTCTCATGTCCCTGCTGCGCATCCCCGTTCAACTGATCCCTGAAATCAGCGAGCCGGAACTGAGCATCCGCACCACCTGGCCCGGCGCCAGCCCGGAAGAAATCGAACGCGAAATCATCGACGAACAGGAAACCCAGCTCAAGTCCATCGTCGGGCTGGTGGAGATGGAAAGCACGGCGAAGACCGGCGTCGCAGAGGTGTATCTGACCTTCCAGGTTGGGACCAATCTGCAAATGGCGCTCGTCCGCACCGCCAACGCACTCGACCAGGTCGAGACCTACCCGGAAGACGTGGATCAGCCCATCATCAAAACCAGTAATATCTCCGACCGTCCCATTGGCTGGTTCGTTCTGCAACCGCTCCCCGGCAAGGAAAAAGAGATCAACGTGTACGATTACCGCGATTTCGCGGAGGACGTGATCCAAACCCGGTTCCAGCGCGTGCCGGGGATTTCTGACAGCGAAGTGTACGGCGGCAGTCCGCTGGAGTTGCAGGTGGTCTTCGATCCGGAGGCACTGGCAGAGCGCGGCATCACCATCTTCCAATTGCGGGAGGAGTTGCGCAAAAAAAACCGCAACATCAGTGGTGGCGATTTCGACGAGGGCAAGCGGCGCTACATCATCCGCACCACGGGAGAGTTCCAATCTGAAGAAGACGTTGAGAACACCATTCTCACTCACGTCAACGGCACACCGGTTTATGTGAAGGACGTGGCGGAAGTGCGGCTCGCGCACGATGAACTGCGCGACTACGTACGCCACAATGGCCTTCCAGGTATCTCGCTGAACGCACGCCGGGAGATCGGTTCCAATATTCTGCAGGTAATGGGTGAACTGAAGGCGGTGGTCAAGGACCTCAACGACACCGTGCTGAACCCGATGGGCATGCATCTGCACCAGACGGCGGACAAGACCGAGTACATCTCGCGATCCATCGATATGGTGATGTTCAACCTGGTGGTGGGTGGTTCGTTCGCCATCATCATACTACTTGTTTTCCTGCGCAGTTTTTACAGCACCCTGGTTGTCGCTGTCGCCATTCCCATCAGCGTCATCGGTTCGTTCCTGATCGTCACCCTGATGGGCAAGACCATCAACGTCATCATGCTCGCCGGGATGGCCTTCGCCGTGGGCATGGTCGTGGACGCCTCCATCATCGTGCTCGAAAACATTTACCGGCACCGGCAAAAGGGCAAGGACACCTTCGATGCGGCGCACGACGGGGCGCGGGAAGTGTGGGGTGCGATCTTCGCCAGCACGCTGACCACGCTGGCGGTGTTCATCCCCATCCTGTTCATCGAGGAGGAAGTCGGACAGTTATTCCAGGATATTGCGGTGGCCATCAGCGCCGCGGTCACGCTGTCGATGATTGTCAGCATTCTCGTCATTCCGGCGTTGAGCCGCAAACTGCTCAACTTCGAAAGCATCCACGCTCCCTCGAAAAGCCGCTTCGTTTCGTCATTCCGCAACCTGTTCGGCATCGTGCCGCTGGCAACGCGGCTCAATGAAACCGTGGTTCGCATTCTGCGTTTCATTTTTCAATCCAAACTCAGGCAGGTGGTGGTGATCCTGGTATTGACGGCGCTGCCTGCTTATCTCGCGTGGCTGATGCTGCCCAAAACCGAATACCTGCCGGAAGGCGATCAGAACGTCATCATCGGCATGATGATTCCGCCGCAGGGGTACAACATTCAGGAAATGACGCGCATCGGCAACGAAATGGAGAAAAACTACGCGCCGTACTGGCAGGCGGAGCCGGGAAGTCCGGAAGAAGAGAAGCTGAAAGGACCCGCGGTGCGCAATTTCCTGTTCATCGGAAGCCGCGGCCGCCTGTTCACCGTCGTCAAAGCGAAGGACCCTGAACGCGCCAAAGATCTCATCCCCGTGCTTCGCGAGGAGTTGAAGAAAGTTCCGGGCATGATCGCGGTTTCGAAACAGTTGTCGCTGTTTTCCAGCGCATTCACCGGATCGCGCGGCATCGAGATGAATATCATGGGACCGGACCTGGTGCGCATCACGGAGATCGCGCGCGAGTCGTTTTTCAAGGTACAGGAACTCATGCCCGACGCGCAGGTTCGCCCCAACCCCGGTATCGAGTTGGGTCAGCCGCAAATCCTGGTTCAACCCCGCTGGAAGCAGGCGGCAGAGATGGGCGTGGATGTCTCCGAGTTGGGCTATTCGGTGGCGGCTTTGGTGGACGGTGTGTATGCGGATGAGGTGTACCTCGATGCCGACAAAATCTCCGCCCCTTACCTGCCGCGCGACGGCATCGACCTCATTCTCATGAGCCGCGACAAGGATGTGAAGAAAACGCAGGACATTCCGAACCTGATTCTGCGCACGCCGCGCGGCCAAGCGGTGCCTTTGAACAGCGTCACTGCCATGGTCGAAACGGTGAGCACCGAAAACATCCGGCATTTCGAGCGCCAGCGCGCGGTGACGCTGGAGATCACGCCGCCCATGACCATTGCGCTTGAGGATGCGATCGCCCTGGTAAAAGAAAAAATCATCCAGCCTCTCAAAGATCAGGGAATCCTGACGGGAGGGTACGCCATTACGCTGACCGGCAACGCGGACAAACTGGAAAAAACGCGCGAGGCAATGGGTGGCAACTTCCTCCTGGCTCTGTTTATCACCTACCTTCTGCTCGCGGTGCTGTTCCAGCACTGGGGGTTTCCGCTGATCATCATGCTCAGCGTGCCGATGGCCGCCGTCGGCGGGGTGTTCGGCCTGTGGGCCCTCAACAAATTCATCCTGCAACCGCTGGACGTTCTCACCATGCTGGGCTTCATCATTCTGATCGGCGTCGTGGTGAACAACGCCATTCTTATCATTTACCAGGCCTTGTTGCACATCCGGGAAGATGGCATGCACTACCGTGACGCCATTCTGGAAAGCGTGAGCAACCGCATCCGGCCCATCTTCATGAGCACGTTCACCAGCATCTTCGGACTCATGCCGCTTGTCGTCTTCCCCGGAGCAGGCAGTGAAATTTACCGGGGCATTGGCGTGGTCATTTTATCGGGACTTTTTTTCAGCGCCCTGTTCACATTGATCCTGATCCCGACTCTCATGAACCTGAGTTCCAGCATCCGCCAGGGGGAACCGCCTGAAACTACGGAAACGCAACCGCGTGCCCGCCCTCAATCCGCGCCGGCACAACAACCCACAGTCACTCGACTCTAG